One part of the Gossypium raimondii isolate GPD5lz chromosome 1, ASM2569854v1, whole genome shotgun sequence genome encodes these proteins:
- the LOC105785985 gene encoding protein LAZ1 has protein sequence MVPCYSVESFVSLVHPSISVDCSILRDCYESFAMYCFGRYLVACLGGEERTIAFMRRLGRASSKTPLLGHSCEKGTIKHPFPMKYFLKPWKLGRWFYQVVKFGIVQYMIIKILTALLAVILEAFGVYCEGEFNWECGYPYMAVVLNFSQTWAFYCLVQFYTVTKDELAPIKPLAKFLTFKSIVFLTWWQGVAIALFYALDLFRHPVTEGLHLKSSVQDFIICIEMGIASVVHLYVFPSKPYELMGDPIPGRVSVLGDYACADCAPDPDEIRESERPTKLRLPQPDIEARSGMTIKESVKDVFIGGGEYIVNDVKFTVNQAVEPVEKGITKFNEKLHKIKDRRKTKDDSCIATAEPRVIRGIDDPLLTGSMSDSAVARGKKHCKKSGSTTSAESGDSSCYLNSGGYLIRGRRWVTKD, from the exons TTTGTATCATTGGTGCATCCATCAATTAGTGTTGATTGTTCGATACTACGTGATTGCTATGAATCATTTGCGATGTATTGCTTTGGAAGATACCTTGTTGCTTGCTTGG GTGGGGAAGAGAGGACAATTGCTTTCATGAGAAGACTGGGACGTGCAAGTTCTAAAACTCCACTATTGGGACACAGTTGTGAAAAAGGAACTATTAAGCACCCATTTCCTATGAAATATTTCCTAAAACCATGGAAACTTGGTCGATGGTTTTACCAAGTTGTCAAGTTCGGCATTGTTCAATAT ATGATAATCAAGATATTGACTGCTCTTTTAGCAGTAATTCTTGAAGCTTTTGGTGTGTATTGTGAAGGAGAATTCAACTGGGAATGTGG ATATCCTTATATGGCAGTGGTTCTCAATTTCAGTCAAACATGGGCTTTTTATTGTTTAGTTCAATTTTATACTGTTACAAAGGATGAACTGGCACCCATAAAACCATTGGCCAAGTTTTTGACTTTTAAATCAATTGTATTTTTGACTTGGTGGCAAGGTGTGGCGATTGCCCTTTTTTATGCTCTTGATCTGTTTAGACATCCAGTTACCGAAGGCTTGCATCTGAAGTCAAGTGTCCAAGACTTCATCATTTGTATAGAG ATGGGCATTGCTTCTGTTGTTCACCTATACGTTTTCCCTTCCAAACCATATGAGCTAATGGGAGATCCCATTCCTGGAAGAGTTTCAGTCCTTGGAGACTATGCATGTGCTGATTGCGCTCCGGATCCTGATGAGATTAGGGAAAGTGAGCGACCCACAAAACTACGCTTACCGCAGCCTGACATAGAGGCTCGAAGTGGAATGACCATAAAAGAAAGTGTGAAGGACGTATTCATTGGTGGTGGTGAATAT ATCGTAAATGATGTAAAATTTACTGTAAACCAAGCAGTTGAGCCAGTTGAGAAGGGGATTACCAAGTTCAATGAGAAGCTGCACAAGATCAAAGACCGGAGAAAGACAAAGGATGATAGTTGCATTGCCACTGCCGAACCGAGGGTAATTCGTGGAATAGACGATCCCCTCTTAACTGGGAGCATGAGTGATAGTGCGGTAGCAAGGGGAAAGAAACATTGTAAAAAATCAGGAAGCACTACCAGTGCGGAAAGTGGAGACAGTAGCTGCTATCTAAACTCTGGCGGATATCTTATTAGGGGCCGTAGATGGGTCACAAAGGATTAA